A genomic segment from Tachysurus fulvidraco isolate hzauxx_2018 chromosome 21, HZAU_PFXX_2.0, whole genome shotgun sequence encodes:
- the asl gene encoding argininosuccinate lyase yields the protein MNRSSPFIILKETEVRKSKEPEEVTMAAAEGNKLWGGRFVGKTDPIMEKFNASISYDQRMWDADIKGSKAYVKALHKANLVTQEEMVQIQDGLDRVLGEWSSGTFQIKPGDEDIHTANERRLKELIGEAAGKLHTGRSRNDQVVTDMRLWLRDAITTLKGNTIQLITTMVERAAVEINILFPGYTHMQRAQPIRWSHWILSHSVALSRDVEQLEEIRKRVNILPLGSGAIAGNPFNIDRELLRKELDFDGISINSMDATGQRDFVAEFLFWGSMCVMHLSKLAEDLMLYSTKEFSFVTLSDAYSTGSSLMPQKKNADSLELIRSKAGRVFGRCAGFMMVLKGLPSTYNKDLQEDKEAMFDTYDSLHAVLQVATGVMSTLQVNQKVMKAALSPDMLATDLAYYLVRKGMPFREAHSCSGKAVYQAESKGVPLNQLTVEDLHTASPLFDSDVSTVWDYTSSVEQYSAPGGTAQSSVTAQIKHMRAWLKVHNK from the exons ATGAACAGATCAAGTCCGTTTATCATACTGAAAG AGACTGAAGTACGGAAGTCGAAGGAGCCTGAAGAAGTAACCATGGCAGCTGCTGAG GGAAACAAGTTGTGGGGTGGTAGATTTGTAGGGAAAACTGATCCTATCATGGAGAAGTTTAATGCATCAATATCATATGATCAGCGGATGTGGGATGCAGACATCAAGGGCAGTAAAGCCTATGTGAAGGCACTACACAAAGCCAATCTGGTCACGCAGGAGGAAATGGTGCAGATTCAGGACGGCCTTGATCGG GTTTTGGGTGAATGGTCCAGTGGTACGTTCCAGATCAAGCCAGGAGATGAGGATATTCACACAGCCAATGAACGTAGACTAAAG GAACTGATTGGAGAGGCAGCTGGAAAGCTTCATACTGGCAGGAGCAGGAATGATCAA GTTGTGACAGATATGAGGCTGTGGTTACGGGATGCTATTACCACTCTGAAGGGAAACACCATCCAACTTATAACTACCATGGTGGAAAGGGCAGCCGT AGAAATCAACATTCTTTTTCCTggatatacacacatgcagagagCGCAGCCAATCAGGTGGAGCCACTGGATTCTCAG TCATTCAGTGGCACTGAGCAGAGACGTGGAACAACTGGAGGAAATCAGGAAGCGGGTCAACATTCTGCCTTTGGGAAG TGGAGCCATAGCTGGGAACCCCTTCAATATTGATAGGGAACTTCTTCgaaaag AACTCGACTTTGACGGGATCAGCATCAACAGTATGGATGCAACCGGACAGAGAGATTTTGTCG CTGAGTTCCTTTTCTGGGGATCGATGTGTGTCATGCACCTCAGTAAGCTGGCAGAGGATTTGATGCTGTACAGCACTAAAGAGTTCTCCTTTGTCACGCTATCTGATGCATACAG CACTGGGAGCAGTCTGATGCCACAGAAGAAAAATGCTGACAGCCTGGAGCTCATCCGCAGCAAAGCAGGACGAGTTTTCGGCAGA TGTGCAGGGTTTATGATGGTACTAAAGGGCCTCCCCAGCACATACAACAAAGATCTACAG GAGGATAAAGAGGCCATGTTTGACACTTATGATTCATTGCATGCTGTACTGCAGGTGGCTACAGGTGTCATGTCTACACTGCAG GTAAATCAGAAAGTCATGAAGGCAGCGCTCAGTCCAGACATGCTGGCTACTGATCTGGCCTATTACCTTGTCAGGAAAGGA atgcCTTTTAGAGAAGCTCATAGCTGCTCAGGAAAAGCTGTCTATCAAGCTGAGTCTAAAGGTGTCCCACTGAACCAGCTTACTGTGGAAGACCTCCATACTGCCAG TCCTTTGTTTGACAGTGACGTGTCCACCGTGTGGGACTACACAAGCAGTGTGGAGCAATACAGCGCGCCTGGAGGCACCGCACAGAGTAGCGT